Below is a window of Chloroflexota bacterium DNA.
GCGAGCATGGTCGCGGCAAGACCCATTAGAAGCAAAACAAAGAGAATCCGGCGCTGCCACACATGGGAAATGCCATCGGCGATGTCACGAACCACATTCGTGCTCCCAGCACTTGTTCCCGCGGAGCCTGTCCTGGGCAGAAATGATGTCAGGACGACCGCTGCCAATGTCAGCGCCCCTATGAGGTAGAACACATTCCACGGCCCGATGAAAGTATATACGCCACCGGCGAGCGCCGGCGCAGCCATAGTAGTTCCGCTGATGCCCGCGGCGTTCAGCGCTATCGCATTCGTTGTCTTCTCCTGTCCTACGAGTTGGGGGATGATCGCCTGCCTCGCGGGCATCATGAAAGCCCACAGGCCGCCCGTCACCATGGATGATAGTAGCAGATGTTGCCAGGCTATGACCTCGAAGTCGATTGCTAATCCTATAAGCAGAGCAAGCGATCCGGCGACAATCTGCGCCACCTGGATGATCGTCTTCTTCTCGAACCTGTCGGCGACCACGCCGCCGAAGAGGGGGATAGTTAGCATGGGGACGGCTATGCCCAGATTTATGATGCCTAGAACCGAGGCAGAGCCGGTGATGTCATACACGAGGTAACTCTGGGCAAGCATCTGCATCTGCGTCCCGGCCATGAGGAACAGCATCCCCACCCACAGGAATAGGAAGTTTCGGTTCGAGAGGGAGTCGAACGTTTTCAGCCACGGGCCCCGAGGAAGGCGCACAGGGATGCGTACTCGGACTTCGCTCGATGATGCTCCCT
It encodes the following:
- a CDS encoding MFS transporter gives rise to the protein MPDASAPLHNSARSATSVGGMSAVTPTAAHGRRESLPSVEGASSSEVRVRIPVRLPRGPWLKTFDSLSNRNFLFLWVGMLFLMAGTQMQMLAQSYLVYDITGSASVLGIINLGIAVPMLTIPLFGGVVADRFEKKTIIQVAQIVAGSLALLIGLAIDFEVIAWQHLLLSSMVTGGLWAFMMPARQAIIPQLVGQEKTTNAIALNAAGISGTTMAAPALAGGVYTFIGPWNVFYLIGALTLAAVVLTSFLPRTGSAGTSAGSTNVVRDIADGISHVWQRRILFVLLLMGLAATMLAMPFRFILPVFVVDIYRQGPDSMGLLVGLMGLGSMLGSLYVASMGQRYRGIGLIVASFMSGVGLVLVAAIPVYSAAAVIMVLLGIGDSGRQALNQTLIIELASPEYRGRIMSLFMLNYGLMPLSITPAGYLTDYLGGQTVIGFMGVALICVMVFVLLTQARLRRLS